The genomic region GTTGGGACGTTGGAAGAGTTGTCTCAGAGTCCACGTACTCTTAGTCTGGTAAAGGACCAATTCGAGACCAACTTCTTCGGCCCCGTCAACATCATCAAGGCCACCCTCCCTGCCTTTCGATCGAAGAAGAATGGGCACATAGTACTGCTGACTGCTATCACGGGACATCTAGGGACACCCGGACTGAGCATGTATTGTGCCTCGCAATGGGCGATCGAAGGCTACTGCGACAGTCTCGCGTACGAGATCGCGCCGTTCAACATCAAGATGACGATTGTGCAGCCGAATATGGAGGTCAATGTCCTGACGCATCGCATCACGTCTGCGCCACCAATGGCCTGCTATACAGAAGAGAACAACCCAGCTCCGCTGTCGAGAAACATACTCTCCTCGCTCCTAGACCGCATAGACGGTGCTGCTGAGCCAGTCACTGGAGACCAGCTACACTCAAGCGAAGTACAGAGTCTATACCCTCCGCTCAGCAAGGGCATGAAGGAGCGACTTGTAGCAGAGACAGTACATGCTGTGGCTGCAATCGGTGGTCACGATAACCCACCAGCGCGACACATTGTTGGGATGGAAGGCGTGCTGGCAGTGAAGGAGAAGCTGAAGACCGTGAGCGAGGAGCTGGAAGACTTCGTCGAATGCAGCAGCGCGGCCGATATTGAGAAGCACGAGGACATGCAAACGCCATTGCAGCACAGCACATTTCCTGGGACCTGACTGTCTAGTTCGCTAGATGGCCAATGATTCAAGCCCTCCACCTGAATCGACAATCTGTCTCCATGCCGAAGTCAGACCACATAGGATCGCGCACTGTTTCAAGCCCAGGCTCCGACTTCGGAAACGAGAATTGCCGACTCATCTAGCAACTCCAGATGACTTTTGGACAGGACAACTTCAGTACTTCAATGGTCCCCGGATACACCGGACAGGGCAAGCACACGACATATATGATATTGCCTTCAGATGCCGGATCGGCGAACTCTATCTTGAAAGCCAAGCAAGAAGCGTCTGCGATGGCGTAAGGAAAGCGGGGCTGCGGCTGCACGATTCTCTGTGCTTTCTGGGACTGGACCACCTTGGATCTCTCCCCAATCGCCTCGAGTCTATTGCACAGAGCCACGTTGTCGATTTACCCTGTTTGTTACCGCCAGACTGGTCCACTACTGTCCCTCCATCGATGCGCTGCAACAACGAGTGCCCGCGACACCGAGTACGGCATATGATG from Fulvia fulva chromosome 2, complete sequence harbors:
- a CDS encoding Oxidoreductase BOA17, which translates into the protein MSTADSKVKGPKWPTHNAPRVWFLTCANSPLGVSLCRHLLQHGDYVTAGVQPVEFERQAERSRDFKDFLGELASVGQAKEGADEDAGEEVSTDKRKERLDKEEKEKELWRSRLRVVALDVRIMGQCQSAVAEAVRCFGRVDILFCCQSEVVVGTLEELSQSPRTLSLVKDQFETNFFGPVNIIKATLPAFRSKKNGHIVLLTAITGHLGTPGLSMYCASQWAIEGYCDSLAYEIAPFNIKMTIVQPNMEVNVLTHRITSAPPMACYTEENNPAPLSRNILSSLLDRIDGAAEPVTGDQLHSSEVQSLYPPLSKGMKERLVAETVHAVAAIGGHDNPPARHIVGMEGVLAVKEKLKTVSEELEDFVECSSAADIEKHEDMQTPLQHSTFPGT